The Pseudomonas fluorescens genome includes a window with the following:
- the cysW gene encoding sulfate ABC transporter permease subunit CysW, with amino-acid sequence MSQSSISAASTNAARRGSATSRRILIGLGWLIFALFLLLPLFIVVSQGLKLGLGAFFTAIFEPDALSALKLTVIAVLISVPLNLVFGVSAAWCVSKYSFRGKSMLVTLIDLPFSVSPVIAGLVYVLMFGAQGLFGPWLSDHDIQIVFALPGIVLATIFVTVPFVARELIPLMQEQGTQEEEAARLLGANGWQMFWHVTVPNIKWGLIYGVVLCTARAMGEFGAVSVVSGHIRGVTNTLPLHVEILYNEYNHVAAFAVASLLLILALFILLLKQWSENRINRLRASAAEE; translated from the coding sequence ATGTCCCAATCGTCTATTTCCGCGGCCTCCACCAACGCTGCCCGCCGTGGCAGTGCGACGTCGCGGCGAATCCTGATCGGCCTTGGCTGGCTGATTTTTGCGCTGTTTTTGCTGCTGCCGCTGTTCATCGTGGTGTCCCAGGGCCTGAAGCTCGGGTTGGGGGCGTTCTTCACCGCGATCTTCGAACCCGACGCGTTGTCGGCGCTGAAGCTCACGGTGATCGCCGTGCTGATCTCGGTGCCACTGAACCTGGTGTTCGGCGTCAGTGCCGCGTGGTGCGTGAGCAAATATTCATTCCGTGGCAAGAGCATGCTGGTGACGCTGATCGACCTGCCGTTCTCGGTGTCGCCGGTGATCGCGGGCCTGGTCTACGTGCTGATGTTCGGTGCCCAGGGCCTGTTCGGGCCGTGGCTGTCGGATCACGACATCCAGATTGTGTTCGCGCTGCCGGGGATCGTGCTGGCGACGATTTTTGTCACCGTGCCGTTCGTGGCCCGGGAGCTGATCCCACTGATGCAGGAACAAGGCACCCAGGAAGAAGAGGCCGCGCGCCTGCTCGGTGCCAACGGTTGGCAGATGTTCTGGCATGTCACCGTGCCGAACATCAAGTGGGGGCTGATCTATGGCGTGGTGCTGTGTACCGCCCGCGCCATGGGCGAGTTCGGCGCGGTGTCGGTGGTGTCCGGGCACATTCGCGGGGTGACCAACACCCTGCCGCTGCACGTCGAGATCCTCTACAACGAATACAACCACGTGGCCGCGTTCGCTGTGGCGAGCCTGTTGCTGATCCTGGCGCTCTTCATCCTGCTGCTCAAGCAGTGGAGCGAAAACCGAATCAACCGCCTGCGCGCCAGCGCCGCGGAGGAATAA